The nucleotide sequence CGGGTCCTGGCCCGCTCCCCTGCGTTCAGCACCAGCTTGCGGATGCGCGCTGCGACCGGGGTGATCTCCACGCACTCGTCGTCGGAGCAGAATTCCAGCGCCTGCTCCAGCGAGAGCGACCGAGGCGGCACCAGGTGCACCAGTTCCTCGGAGGAGGATTTGCGCATGTTGGTGAGCTGCTTCTCCTTGGTGATGTTGACGTCCATGTCGTCGGCCCGGGAGTTCTCGCCGATGATCATGCCCTCGTAGACCTCGGTGGTCGGCGGCACGAACATCGCGCCGCGCTCCTGCAGGCTGAGCATCGCGAACGGGGTCGCCTTGCCCGGACGGTCGGCGACCAGCGAGCCACTGGCGCGCGCCCGCATGGCACCGGCCCAGGGGCCGTAACCGTCGAACAGGGTGCTGGCGATACCGGTACCACGGGTGTCCGTCAGGAAATCGGTACGGAAGCCGATCAGGCCACGCGACGGGACGTGGAACTCCAGGCGGACCCAGCCGGTGCCATGATTGGTCATCGACTCCATCCGGCCCTTGCGGATGGCCAGCAGTTGCGTGACGGCACCGAGGTACTCCTCGGGTACGTCGATGGTCAGCTTCTCGAACGGCTCGTGCTTCTTGCCGTCGACCTCGCGCAGGACCACCTGCGGCTTGCCGACGGTCAGCTCGAAGCTCTCGCGGCGCATCGTCTCGACCAGGATGGCCAGGGCCAGCTCACCGCGACCCTGCACCTCCCAGGTGTCGGGGCGCTCGGTGTTCAGGACGCGGATCGAGACGTTGCCGATCAGTTCCTGGTCCAGACGGTTCTTGACCTGACGGGCGGTCAGCTTCTTGCCGCCGTCCTTGCCCGCGAGCGGGGAGGTGTTGATGCCGACCGTCATGGAGATGGCCGGCTCGTCCACCGTGATCGGAGGCAGCGCGACCGGGTTCTCGGAGTCGGCGAGGGTCTCGCCGATGGTGATGTCGGCCATTCCCGCCACGGCGATCAGGTCGCCGGCGTAAGCGGACTCCACCGGGACCCGGTCGAGGGCCTCGGTGATCAACAGCTCGCTGACCCTGGTGCGGACGACGGTGCCGTCCAGTTTCATCCAGGCGACCTGCTGACCCTTGGTGATGGTGCCCTCGATGACGCGGCACATGGCGATCCGGCCGAGGAACGGGGACGCGTCGATGTTCGTGACCTGAGCCTGCAGCGGCGCACCCTCGGTGTACGACGGGGCGGGGATGGCCTCGAGCAGGACGTCGAACAGCGGGTCGAGGTTCTCGTGGTCGGGCATCTCGCCGTTGGCCGGCTTGTTCAGGCTGGCCCGGCCCGCGCGGGAGGCGCAGTAGACGATCGGGAACTCGATCTGCTCGTCGTCGGCGTCCAGGTCGATGAACAGCGCGTAGGTCTCGTCGACGACCTCGTCGATGCGGGCGTCAGGGCGGTCGGTCTTGTTGACCACCAGCACCACCGGCAGCCTGGCCTCGAGGGCCTTGCGCAGGACGAAGCGCGTCTGCGGGAGCGGACCTTCGGAGGCGTCGACCAGCAGCACGACGCCGTCGACCATCATCAGCGCGCGCTCGACCTCGCCGCCGAAGTCGGCGTGACCGGGGGTGTCGACGATGTTGATGATCATTTCGCCGCGGTGCACGGCGGTGTTCTTGGCGAGAATGGTGATGCCCTTCTCGCGCTCCAGGTCGTTGGAGTCCATCACCCGGTCGGTGTGCGCCGACCCGACGCGGAAGGCGCCAGACTGCCACAGCATGGCGTCGACCAGGGTGGTCTTGCCATGGTCGACGTGGGCGACGATGGCGACATTTCGCAGATCTGACCTAACAGCCACAGCGGGAATACTCCTCTTTGACGGTGACCCCCTGAAGGCGGCCCGGACCCCCGGCTGTGGTGCTGACCGGAAGCATGACAAAAGCCGCGGCGCAGGGCCACGGTAGCCACCCGAGTCAGTTCCGACGCAGTGCAGCACCCGCAGTCTACCGGCGCACCGGCTCGCCCCTGGTCGGGCGATGGGCCGACTGTGTCACAGGCCCCGGCTGCGCCACCCTGCCCACTCGTAGCAGCCAGCTGCGCCACCCTGCCCACTCGGAGCACCCGGCTGCGCCACCCTGCCCACTCGTAGCATTGAGATGACACTCGTCATATCGCCGGCGCCGCTACGGGCTGGACCGGGGCGCTACGAGTGCCTCACTTCCCGTCTCAGGTGTCCCGGAAGCGACCAGGCAGAGGCTTCCAGTCCGGGAACCCGGAGCGACGGAACGCGGCGCGGAACCGCGCAAGCACAGCTTCGCTCTGCCTGGAGTCGGCCCAGATCACCCTCACGCATTGACGGCCCGTATCCCGCAATCGGTCCTCTCGAATCTTCTCCGCCACGACCACATCGCCGGCGGTCTGTCCGGGATCGAGGAGGCGACCGTACTTGATCATCCCGTCGAACTCGGAGACGGTCGAATGTTCGGGAAAGTCGAAATCGACGCGCGCCTGGTGCCCGGGGCCCAGACCGGGGACGACAGCTTGCAGATTCGGGACCGGAAGACCGATCCGGGCGAACTGCAAGCGGCAGATCGACTCTCCGACGCTCTCCGCCTTCCCATCGGCGAACTCGATCACCCGCCGCGCCCTGAAAGCGCCGGGCGTGCGGGTGTTCGACGCCAGCACCGCTGCCAGATCCGCAACCGAGCACAGACGGAGCTGCAATGCCGAATCGGCCACCGGCACCGCCCGCCACCACGGCGCGGAGCGGGCGACGTCGAACACCGTTCGCGCCGGACTCGTGACTTGAATTCCCTCCAGCCACGCGACATCCGGGCCGTCCAGCTGACTGCGATGGGGCCGTACGTTGGCGGTGGAGCTGCGTCCGGTGCTCGCGGGCCATGTGGCATGCACTCTGGCCAGCACGGTGTGCGGCATCTGGATTCCGTGCAGGACGGCAGCCGACTCGTGGCTGATGGCCGCCCGTTGGCCGAGCCAGTGACCCAATTCCAGTGCTCGGATCCGGTGCTGCTGGACGGCATCGGAGGCTCGCCAGTTCGACCCGTCCGTGTATCGACCGGGACGCAGACGGTGGAGCTGCCCGTGACGCGTCTGCGCACGAATCTGACCCGGCGAGAGATCCCCCGCCAGCAGCACTTGTCGATCGGTCCACGATTCGGGTGTCGTCATGACGGAAATCTGACCCCGGCACGGCGATGCTCACCGGGCCGTCGGGTGATTTGTGGATGGTTGGAAGTGTGTGCACAACGGTGGTGATCGCACTCGTAGCTGCGCCATTCGACTGGTAGCACGACCGGCACTGCTACGAGCAGAGCCTGGACGCTACGAGTCCGGGTGTATCGGGGGACCCTGCCGAGGATCGAGAATGCAGGGTAGCGGCAGCGAGTCGGTCCACACTCGTTGTCGCGGTTCGGATCAGCCTCCGCCGAAGCCCCTCTGCAGATTGGTGTCCAGCGCTCGCGTAAGTCCCGGCGGCAGCTACGAATCAGACTCCAGGGCCGCGGCCGGGAACTCGTCGCCCTCCTGGACCTGGGTCGGGTTCAGCACCCGGAACATGAACGACTTGGTCCGCTCGTGCTGAGGGTGGCCGATGACCTGTTCGGCGGGGCCTTCTTCGACGACATATCCGCCGTCCATGAAGATGACGCGGTCGGCAACGTCACGGGCGAAGGCCATCTCGTGCGTGACGACCATCATCGTCATGCCTTCCTTGGCCAGACCCTTCATCACGGCGAGCACCTCACCCACCAGTTCGGGATCGAGAGCCGAGGTGGGCTCGTCGAAGAGCATCAGGGCCGGGTTCATCGAGAGCGATCTGGCGATGGCGATGCGCTGCTGCTGACCACCGGAGAGCTGGGGCGGGTAGGCAGCGGCCCGGTGGGCCATCCCGACCCGTTCGAGATTGTGCATGGCGGTCTTCTCCGCCTCGGCCTTGCCGCGCTTGAGCACCCTGATCTGGGCGATCGTCAGGTTCTGCAGGACCGACAGGTGCGGGAAGAGGTTGAACTGTTGGAACACCATGCCGATGCTCTTGCGCATGGCATCGATGTCGCACTCGCTGTCGGTGACTTCGAATCCGTTGACGATGATCCTGCCGGCGGTCGGCTGCTCGAGCAGGTTCACGCAGCGGAGCAACGTCGTCTTGCCCGACCCGGACGGCCCGATGATGCAGACGACCTCGCCCTTCTTGATCTCGACGTCGATGTTCTTCAGCACCTCGACGTCGCCGAACTTCTTGACCAACCCGCGGACCGAGATCGCTCCCTGGCCCGGTAGATCGGTGGAGGTGTCAGTCATCGGTCATCGCCTTTTCGCTTGCTTGCGTTCCAGGGCACGGACGGCCTGCGACAGTGGAAGCGTGATCACCAGATAGGCCACACCCGCGAGGATCAGCGGCGAAGAGTTCGCATCGATGCCGGTGATGCCGCCGCTGGCTGCGGTCTGGCCGAGGAAGGTGAGCTCGTATTGCGTCGAGGTGAACCCGAGGGCGTACACCAGCGAGGAGTCCTTGACCAGCAGGATGACCTCGTTGGTCAGCGGCGGAATGATGATCCGGAAGGCCTGCGGGAGAATGATGGAGATCATCGCCCGGCCAGGGGGCATGCCGAGCGTGCGGGCCGCCTCCATCTGACCCTTCGGGACCGCTTGGACACCTGCCCGGATCGTCTCGGACATGTAGGCGGCGGCGACCGAGCCCAGCCCGAGGGTCACCAGCACGTAGAAGTTGCCGAAGAATTTATTGCTGTTCCCGAAGATGGTCGGGATGGCGTAGGCCAGGAGGTAGAGCACGAGAAGCGTCGGCAGACCCCGCAACAGTTCGACGTAGATCGTTGCGATCCAGCGATACAACCTGACCTGGGACAACCGCATCAGGGCGATGATCAGCCCGACGATAAGGCCGAAGATGAACGCCATCACCGTGTAGATCGCGGTATTGATCAGCCCGGTCTTGATCAGGCGCGGAAGAATCTGCTCCATGATGTGGAAGTCAAGGAATTGAACCTTGAAATCCTTCCAGTGGCCGACCAGCGCGAGAATGACGACGATCACCACGATCACGGCGTACTGACCGGTCCGGATGATCGTGACCCGCTGCTTCTTGGTCATGCCACTCTGCGGTCTCGCGGGCGTCGGAGCAGGTGCCTTCGCAGGTGCTGTCACTGGCCATCTCCTGTTCTGCGGGTCCGATGGTGCAAACACCGGCAGGGGCCCGGGCGATTGCTCGCCCGGGCCCCGACCGGGACGTCCTTACTTGGTGGGCGGCGTGCCGCCGATCCACTTCGCGTAGCTGGACAGGTAGGTGCCGTCCTTCTTGGACTGCGCGATGGCGTAGTTGGCCACGGCGGCCAGGGCGGTATTGCCCAAGGCCACACCGAAGCCGTATTCCTCGCCGGTGTTGAAGTTGTCGACGATCTTCACCTTGCCCTTCTGCTGCTTGGAGTAGTCGTTCAGCGCCGGCTGGTCGTGGATGGCCGCGTCGATCTTGCCCGACTGCAGCGCCTGCTCCTCGTCCGAGATCTGCTGGTACTCCTGCACGGTGTAGCCGTACTGACCTTCGTACTTCTGCGCGTAGATCAATCCGGTGGTGCCCGTCTGGGCGCCGAGCTTCTTGCCCTTGAGATCAGCGAGCGACTTGACCGAACTGGCCGTCAGCACCATCAGGGCCTGCGAGGCGTCGTAGTACGGGTTGGAGAAGGTGATGGCGGCCAGACGCTCGGCGGTGATCGTCATGGCGGCAGCGGAGATGTCGCACTTCTTCGACTTGGTGGCCTGGCCGGACTTGATGGCCGTGAACTGCTGCACCGAGACCTTCGTGCCCACGCCCAGGTCCTTGGCCACGTAGTTCATGAAGTCGATGTCGAAACCGACGATCTTGCCGGTGCCGTCGTCGACCTCGAACGGCGGATACGGCAGCGAGGTGCAGATGGTCAGCGACGACGAGTCGGTGAGCGTTGCCTTCGCGGCCGAGATCATGGCCGGCGTCAACGAGGTGGGGGCAGCCGTGCTCGGAGCGACGAAAGCCGAGGTGGCAGGCCCTGACGTCTTCGGGCCGGACGACGCGGGACCTGACGACGCGGGGCCGGACGACGCGGGCGCGGAGGACGCAGCACCGGAGGACGGTGCCACCAGCGCTGCGGAGGAGGTCGCCGAGCCGGCGCTGGACGAGCTGCCTGCGCCGGCCGTCGCGGTGGAGCTGGAACCACAGGCACTCACCACGAGCGCGCCAGCGGCGATGACCGCCAGCAACGCTGTTCGGGTGGTGCGAGAGTGGGTAGTTGCCACGTTTGCTCCCAGGAGATGCAGAGGGGCTCCTTTCCCCCGGGTCGAGGGAGGGAGGTAGCTCGTTCCTCGCATCCTGTCACGACTGATATGTCGTCGAGATGACGAAAGCGGTCACGATCGGAATTGACGGTCCAATCGCGACATCACAGCCGGCTCTGGAGCGTCTTGCGCAACGGCGCAACGAGTTGCCGGTCTGATTCGAGCAGATCGATAGCATCCAGTTCATCCGGGCCGACCCAGCGATATTCGTCGTGATCGGTCAGGATGACGTCCTCGTCGGCGGTCATCCGTGCCCGGTAGCAGAGCAGTTCTACTCCCGGCTCGACCTCGATCACCGGTCCGATTCGTTCGGATACGGTGGTGTGCAGGGCAAGTTCCTCCAATAGTTCCCGCTGCAGCGCCTGCCGATCGGACTCCCCCGGCTCGACCTTGCCGCCCGGCAGTTCCCACTGCCCCGATGGCGACAGACGTCGCGCCAGCAGGACTTTTCCTTGGCTGACCACGGCGCCGGCCACCACCCGGACCGGCTCCCTGGCCACGAGAGTGGTGATGCCCAGGAGCATCTCCCCGTATCGGATCAGGACCGGCCGAAACATGGTGCTCAGCAGCGGAACCGGGGTGGAGAGCGACATGTCGACGGTGGTCAGGGTGCCGGCGCCGGTCCCGGCCGTGACGACGCGGACCTCGACCGCCGGACGACGCCGGAACATCGGGCTCACCAGCACGGGCAGTCCGGCTTCCTCCCGGATGCGGAGCAGCACCGAAGGACCGCGTCCGGAACTGAATCTGATCAGCCCTCCGGCCGTCATGGTGACCGGATCGCCGGCCACCTCGAGCCGCCCGCCGACGGCCCGCGCCGTCCTGGTCCAGACCTCGGACCGGCCAAGGGCCCGCCGGACCGACCCGACCGGGGCGTCGATCAGGGCCGCACAGCGAATGGGGATCTGGAGCCGGTTGCGCACGAGCGCCAGCTAACCATCCGGTGCTGGCCTCAGCCCTCGCGTGTGGGCAAGTCCGCAGCACGTGGTGGGAGACCGGCCACACCCGCTGCATCGAAAGCGAGCCTGACTCCCTGGCCGGCGACGACTTCGTCGTGGAGGGCCGACAGGGCCTCGACGGTGCCGAGGCCGGCGACGTCCACCCGCAGTCGGATCACCTCCGGGCCGGGCATCACCGACACGCAGACACCATGGACGGATCCCTGCCGGCTCAGGACGAAGGCACCGGGACGGAGGGCGATCCTGGACTCCGCCGGTAGCTCGACCAGCCCCAGTACCGCCAACTGCACCCGATCCACGACGGTGGTGTAGCCGACGAAACCGGCCACCCACTCCGAGGCGGGCGCCGACCAGATCCCGGCCGGTGCGCCGATCTGACGGATGCGACCGCCGCGCATCAGCGCCACCGTGTCGGCGACGGCGAACGCCTCCCGTTGGTCGTGGGTGACGTAGAGAGCGGTGGTCGAGGTCGCCGTCAGGACCTCGCGCAGCGTCTGGACGAGTCGTTCCCGCAACTCCGCGTCCAAGGCGGCGAGCGGTTCGTCGAGCAGCAGCAACCGGGGGGACGGGGCGAGCGCGCGCGCCAGTGCCACCCGTTGTGCCTGGCCACCGGACAGGGTCGTCACGCCCCTGGCCCCGAACCCGGCCAGACCCACGAGTTCCAGCAGTTCACCCACCCGATGACGCCGCCAGGCGCGCCCACGTTCGCGGGCCTCGCGTCGCAGTCCGTAGGCGATGTTGCCGGCCACGTCCAGATGCGGGAACAGCACACCACTCTGGAACATCAGGCCGAACCCGCGGCGGTGGACCGGAACACCGGCGAGATCGCGACCGTCCCAGGCCACGGTGCCCGCGCCGACCGGCTCCAGGCCGGCCACCGCCCGCAGCATCGTGGACTTCCCGCACCCGGACGGTCCGAGCAGACACAGGACGCGACCGTCCGGCACTTCCAGGTCGACCCGGTCCACCGCGACGGTGGTTCCGTATCTCACACCCAGATCGGTGATGGTCAGCATCAGAAGGCACCCCACCTGGCGGCGGAATCCGACGAGAAGGCATCGACGACCAGCACCACCGCCGCACAGACGACTGCGAGCAGAGTGGCTGCGGCCAAGGCCATCCCGGCATTGGCCGGGCCGGGACGGGAGATCAACCGGCCGATCAGCACCGGCAGGGTGGGTGTCTCCGGCCGGGCCAGGAACGAGGTGGCCCCGAACTCGCCGAGAGCGACCGCGAACGCGAAGGCCGACGCACCGGCCAGCGCCCTCGACATGATCGGCAGGTCGACCGAGACCCAGACCCGCAGCGGTGAGGCGCCGAGCATCGCGGCCGCCTGGCGGAGGCGTTCGTCTGCGGCCCTCAATACCGGCAGGACCAGCCGGATCACCAACGGTGTAGCGACCAGGGCCTGCGCGATCGGCACCAGCAGCGCGGAGCCCCGCAGATCCAGCGGCCCGGAGTTCAGGGCGATCAGGAATCCGAACCCCACGGTCACGGCACTGACTCCCAGCGGGAGCATCACGACGGCATCGGCAGCGCCGATCAGTCTGCGGGACAACGTCCGCCGGGGTCGCCGGGCCAGCACTACCGACAGCATCACACCGAGCAGGACGGCCAATACCGTTGCGGTGAGGGCGATGCGGAGCGAGTTGCCCAGAGCGGTGGTGGCCGGGACCAGCAGCACGTTGCCGGAGGCGACGTCGGCCAACCCGCGATAGTTGGCCAGGCCCCAGCCGTCCGGTGTCTGCAGCGACCGGATCACCAGGACGGCGATCGGTACGGCGATCAATACGGCGGCGCCGCCCGTCACGATCAGCGCCGGCAGATCCGTCCACCGCGGCCGACGTGCGGTGCCGGCCGAACGACGCAGTTCGACGGTCACCTCGGTCCGCCTGCGCAACAGACCAGCAACCGCGAGAACTGTCGCCACCAGGACGATCTGGACGATCGAGAGGACCGCCGCCGACCGAAGGTCCAGCAGATCAGCCGTCTGGTGGTAGATCTCGGTCTCCACCGTCGAGTAGCGACTACCGCCGAGAATCAGGACGACGCCGAAACTGGTGGCGCAGAAGAGGAAGACGATGGCGAAAGCAGCGGCCAGGGAGGGCATCAGGGCCGGCAGGACAATCGTGCAGAACGCCCGCACCGGGCCGGCCCCGAGGGTGCGCGCAGCCTCCGCCGGGCGCGGATCCAGGTTGGCCCAGGAGGTTCCGACGGTACGCACCACCACCGCGTAGTTGAGGAAGACGTGGGCCGCCAGGATGGTGGCCAGCGATCCGTCCCAGCCCCAGGAGCCGAGCGGGCCGTTGGCGGCGAACAGGGTGCGGAAGGCCAGCCCCACCACGACGGTCGGGAGGACGAACGGCATGGTGACCAACGCGCGCACCAGGCGGACGCCCGGAAACCGGCACCGGTACAGGACATGGGCTCCCGGCAGCCCGAGGAGCAGACAGAGGCCCGAGGACGCCGCCGCCTGCCCGACGGTGAACACGATGATCCGCCGGAACCGGGCCCGGCCGAGCCCCTCACCGAAGCCCGAGAGATCCAGCCGGCCGCCGTTCACCAGGCCCCGACCCATCAGGGCACCGACCGGGTAGAGGAAGAAGAGCGCGAAGACGGCCAGCGGGACGAGCGCCAGGACCGTCAGCGCCACCCATCGGAGCCGGCGTGCGGCAGCGGTCTGCGGCACCAGCTCCGGACGGGTCGACAGGGTGGTCACCGGTGACCTCAGCCCTCCACCAGATCTGACCAGGCCGAGATCCAACCGTCACGTTTCGCGGAGATCGTCCCTGGGGCAATGCTTTCCGGGTGGGCGGCGATGGGCGCGAATTTTCGCCAGTCGGACGGCAGCGGCGTCGCGGCATCGACCGGGTAGACGTACATCTGGTCGGCGACGCCGGCCTGGAACTGCTTGCTCAGCAGGAAGTCCACCACCTTCTGCGCAGCCGCCGGATTCCTGGCCCCGTTGAGCACGCCGGCGTACTCGACCTGGCGGAAGCAGGTGTCGAGCAACGCCGAGGTGGGGGCGACACCGTTCGCGACCTCGGACGGGGGCGAGGAGGCGTAGGAGACCACCAGCGGCCGGGCGCCCTTGCCGGTCGAGCCGGAGAAGTCCACCGTGTAGGCGTCCGTCCACCCGGAATCGACCTTGACACCGTTGTTCTTCAGGCTGGTCCAGTACGCCGGCCACCCGCTGTCGCCGAAGTGCGCGACCGTACCGACCAGGAAGGCCAACCCCGGCGAGGAGGTGGCCGGCGATTCGACGACCAGCAGGTTCTTGTACGCCGGCTTCGCCAGGTCCTCGAAAGTGGTCGGCTCGGCCAGCTTGGCCTTGGCGAAGTAACGGTGATCGATGTTCACGCACACGTCGCCGTAGTCGACCGGGGTGAGCCGGGCGTCGCCGACGGCGAACTTCTCCGACCCGTTCGCGGCCAGCGGCGAGGAGTAGGGCTGCAGGATCCCGGCGTCCAGCGCCCGCGAGGCAAAGGTGTTGTCGATGCCGAAGACGGCGTCCCCCAACGGGTCGGACTTCGTCAGGATCAACTTGTTGACCATCACGCCGACGTCGCCCTGGGCCAGCAGCGTCACCTTGATCCCGGACGAGGCCTCGAACGCGGCGAGCACCTTCTTGTCCA is from Nakamurella sp. PAMC28650 and encodes:
- the typA gene encoding translational GTPase TypA encodes the protein MAVRSDLRNVAIVAHVDHGKTTLVDAMLWQSGAFRVGSAHTDRVMDSNDLEREKGITILAKNTAVHRGEMIINIVDTPGHADFGGEVERALMMVDGVVLLVDASEGPLPQTRFVLRKALEARLPVVLVVNKTDRPDARIDEVVDETYALFIDLDADDEQIEFPIVYCASRAGRASLNKPANGEMPDHENLDPLFDVLLEAIPAPSYTEGAPLQAQVTNIDASPFLGRIAMCRVIEGTITKGQQVAWMKLDGTVVRTRVSELLITEALDRVPVESAYAGDLIAVAGMADITIGETLADSENPVALPPITVDEPAISMTVGINTSPLAGKDGGKKLTARQVKNRLDQELIGNVSIRVLNTERPDTWEVQGRGELALAILVETMRRESFELTVGKPQVVLREVDGKKHEPFEKLTIDVPEEYLGAVTQLLAIRKGRMESMTNHGTGWVRLEFHVPSRGLIGFRTDFLTDTRGTGIASTLFDGYGPWAGAMRARASGSLVADRPGKATPFAMLSLQERGAMFVPPTTEVYEGMIIGENSRADDMDVNITKEKQLTNMRKSSSEELVHLVPPRSLSLEQALEFCSDDECVEITPVAARIRKLVLNAGERARTRSRNKVST
- a CDS encoding amino acid ABC transporter ATP-binding protein, whose protein sequence is MTDTSTDLPGQGAISVRGLVKKFGDVEVLKNIDVEIKKGEVVCIIGPSGSGKTTLLRCVNLLEQPTAGRIIVNGFEVTDSECDIDAMRKSIGMVFQQFNLFPHLSVLQNLTIAQIRVLKRGKAEAEKTAMHNLERVGMAHRAAAYPPQLSGGQQQRIAIARSLSMNPALMLFDEPTSALDPELVGEVLAVMKGLAKEGMTMMVVTHEMAFARDVADRVIFMDGGYVVEEGPAEQVIGHPQHERTKSFMFRVLNPTQVQEGDEFPAAALESDS
- a CDS encoding amino acid ABC transporter permease, with product MTKKQRVTIIRTGQYAVIVVIVVILALVGHWKDFKVQFLDFHIMEQILPRLIKTGLINTAIYTVMAFIFGLIVGLIIALMRLSQVRLYRWIATIYVELLRGLPTLLVLYLLAYAIPTIFGNSNKFFGNFYVLVTLGLGSVAAAYMSETIRAGVQAVPKGQMEAARTLGMPPGRAMISIILPQAFRIIIPPLTNEVILLVKDSSLVYALGFTSTQYELTFLGQTAASGGITGIDANSSPLILAGVAYLVITLPLSQAVRALERKQAKRR
- a CDS encoding ABC transporter substrate-binding protein, giving the protein MATTHSRTTRTALLAVIAAGALVVSACGSSSTATAGAGSSSSAGSATSSAALVAPSSGAASSAPASSGPASSGPASSGPKTSGPATSAFVAPSTAAPTSLTPAMISAAKATLTDSSSLTICTSLPYPPFEVDDGTGKIVGFDIDFMNYVAKDLGVGTKVSVQQFTAIKSGQATKSKKCDISAAAMTITAERLAAITFSNPYYDASQALMVLTASSVKSLADLKGKKLGAQTGTTGLIYAQKYEGQYGYTVQEYQQISDEEQALQSGKIDAAIHDQPALNDYSKQQKGKVKIVDNFNTGEEYGFGVALGNTALAAVANYAIAQSKKDGTYLSSYAKWIGGTPPTK
- a CDS encoding (deoxy)nucleoside triphosphate pyrophosphohydrolase; translation: MRNRLQIPIRCAALIDAPVGSVRRALGRSEVWTRTARAVGGRLEVAGDPVTMTAGGLIRFSSGRGPSVLLRIREEAGLPVLVSPMFRRRPAVEVRVVTAGTGAGTLTTVDMSLSTPVPLLSTMFRPVLIRYGEMLLGITTLVAREPVRVVAGAVVSQGKVLLARRLSPSGQWELPGGKVEPGESDRQALQRELLEELALHTTVSERIGPVIEVEPGVELLCYRARMTADEDVILTDHDEYRWVGPDELDAIDLLESDRQLVAPLRKTLQSRL
- a CDS encoding ABC transporter ATP-binding protein, producing MLTITDLGVRYGTTVAVDRVDLEVPDGRVLCLLGPSGCGKSTMLRAVAGLEPVGAGTVAWDGRDLAGVPVHRRGFGLMFQSGVLFPHLDVAGNIAYGLRREARERGRAWRRHRVGELLELVGLAGFGARGVTTLSGGQAQRVALARALAPSPRLLLLDEPLAALDAELRERLVQTLREVLTATSTTALYVTHDQREAFAVADTVALMRGGRIRQIGAPAGIWSAPASEWVAGFVGYTTVVDRVQLAVLGLVELPAESRIALRPGAFVLSRQGSVHGVCVSVMPGPEVIRLRVDVAGLGTVEALSALHDEVVAGQGVRLAFDAAGVAGLPPRAADLPTREG
- a CDS encoding iron ABC transporter permease codes for the protein MTTLSTRPELVPQTAAARRLRWVALTVLALVPLAVFALFFLYPVGALMGRGLVNGGRLDLSGFGEGLGRARFRRIIVFTVGQAAASSGLCLLLGLPGAHVLYRCRFPGVRLVRALVTMPFVLPTVVVGLAFRTLFAANGPLGSWGWDGSLATILAAHVFLNYAVVVRTVGTSWANLDPRPAEAARTLGAGPVRAFCTIVLPALMPSLAAAFAIVFLFCATSFGVVLILGGSRYSTVETEIYHQTADLLDLRSAAVLSIVQIVLVATVLAVAGLLRRRTEVTVELRRSAGTARRPRWTDLPALIVTGGAAVLIAVPIAVLVIRSLQTPDGWGLANYRGLADVASGNVLLVPATTALGNSLRIALTATVLAVLLGVMLSVVLARRPRRTLSRRLIGAADAVVMLPLGVSAVTVGFGFLIALNSGPLDLRGSALLVPIAQALVATPLVIRLVLPVLRAADERLRQAAAMLGASPLRVWVSVDLPIMSRALAGASAFAFAVALGEFGATSFLARPETPTLPVLIGRLISRPGPANAGMALAAATLLAVVCAAVVLVVDAFSSDSAARWGAF
- a CDS encoding thiamine ABC transporter substrate binding subunit translates to MRNHTTRAWRYPLVMTALLTLVAACGSTATAGVGVATSTPAASGSSPAASGGSVTLVTHDSFGVDKKVLAAFEASSGIKVTLLAQGDVGVMVNKLILTKSDPLGDAVFGIDNTFASRALDAGILQPYSSPLAANGSEKFAVGDARLTPVDYGDVCVNIDHRYFAKAKLAEPTTFEDLAKPAYKNLLVVESPATSSPGLAFLVGTVAHFGDSGWPAYWTSLKNNGVKVDSGWTDAYTVDFSGSTGKGARPLVVSYASSPPSEVANGVAPTSALLDTCFRQVEYAGVLNGARNPAAAQKVVDFLLSKQFQAGVADQMYVYPVDAATPLPSDWRKFAPIAAHPESIAPGTISAKRDGWISAWSDLVEG